Proteins encoded within one genomic window of Cyprinus carpio isolate SPL01 chromosome B22, ASM1834038v1, whole genome shotgun sequence:
- the elavl2 gene encoding ELAV-like protein 2 isoform X4, with protein MAVRLCDVASLLRSGSWAAEPWTGVIAAMETQLSNGPSCTSSNGPNSVSNNCTSPVEMPNGTEDSKTNLIVNYLPQNMTQEELKSLFGSIGEIESCKLVRDKITGQSLGYGFVNYVEPKDADKAINTLNGLRLQTKTIKVSFARPSSASIRDANLYVSGLPKTMTQKELEQLFSQYGRIITSRILVDQVTGVSRGVGFIRFDRRVEAEEAIKGLNGQKPPGATEPITVKFANNPSQKSSQALLSHLYQSPNRRYPGPLAQQAQRFRLDNLLNMAYGVKRFSPMTIDGVTSLAGINLPGHAGTGWCIFVYNLAPDADENILWQMFGPFGAVTNVKVIRDFNTNKCKGFGFVTMTNYDEAAVAIASLNGYRLGDRVLQVSFKTNKTHKA; from the exons ATGGCAGTCAGGCTCTGTGATGTGGCTTCTCTTCTGAGAAGTGGCTCGTGGGCAGCCGAGCCGTGGACTGGg GTGATCGCTGCCATGGAGACGCAGCTGTCCAACGGGCCGAGCTGTACCTCCAGCAACGGTCCCAACAGCGTCTCTAACAACTGCACGTCACCTGTGGAGATGCCCAACGGCACGGAGGACAGTAAAACCAACCTGATCGTGAACTACCTGCCACAGAACATGACGCAGGAGGAGCTCAAGAGTCTGTTCGGCAGCATCGGAGAGATCGAGTCCTGCAAACTTGTGCGGGACAAAATCACTG GTCAGAGTCTGGGTTATGGCTTTGTGAACTATGTAGAGCCCAAAGATGCAGATAAAGCCATCAACACTTTAAATGGTCTCCGACTGCAGACTAAAACTATCAAG GTGTCGTTTGCTCGGCCGAGTTCGGCCTCCATTCGTGACGCAAACCTGTATGTGAGCGGTCTTCCTAAAACCATGACCCAGAAAGAGCTGGAGCAGCTCTTCTCTCAGTACGGCCGCATCATCACCTCCAGGATCCTCGTGGATCAGGTCACAG GAGTGTCCAGAGGTGTGGGCTTCATTCGATTTGACCGGCGTGTTGAGGCTGAGGAGGCGATTAAAGGTCTGAACGGACAGAAGCCACCAGGTGCCACCGAGCCAATCACGGTGAAGTTTGCCAACAACCCCAGTCAGAAGAGCAGCCAGGCGCTGCTGTCCCACCTGTACCAGTCACCCAACAGACGTTACCCAGGACCGCTGGCGCAGCAGGCCCAGAGATTCAG gctgGATAATCTGCTCAACATGGCATATGGAGTCAAGAG ATTCTCACCCATGACCATTGACGGGGTCACCAGCCTGGCAGGCATCAACCTCCCGGGTCACGCCGGCACAGGCTGGTGCATTTTTGTGTATAATCTGGCGCCGGATGCTGACGAGAACATCCTCTGGCAGATGTTTGGCCCGTTTGGTGCGGTGACTAATGTAAAGGTCATTCGAGACTTCAACACAAACAAGTGCAAAGGATTTGGCTTCGTGACCATGACAAACTACGACGAGGCTGCTGTAGCAATCGCCAGTTTGAATGGGTACCGGCTCGGCGACCGGGTTTTACAGGTCTCCTtcaagacaaacaaaacacacaaggcCTGA
- the elavl2 gene encoding ELAV-like protein 2 isoform X1 gives MAVRLCDVASLLRSGSWAAEPWTGQVIAAMETQLSNGPSCTSSNGPNSVSNNCTSPVEMPNGTEDSKTNLIVNYLPQNMTQEELKSLFGSIGEIESCKLVRDKITGQSLGYGFVNYVEPKDADKAINTLNGLRLQTKTIKVSFARPSSASIRDANLYVSGLPKTMTQKELEQLFSQYGRIITSRILVDQVTGVSRGVGFIRFDRRVEAEEAIKGLNGQKPPGATEPITVKFANNPSQKSSQALLSHLYQSPNRRYPGPLAQQAQRFRLDNLLNMAYGVKSRFSPMTIDGVTSLAGINLPGHAGTGWCIFVYNLAPDADENILWQMFGPFGAVTNVKVIRDFNTNKCKGFGFVTMTNYDEAAVAIASLNGYRLGDRVLQVSFKTNKTHKA, from the exons ATGGCAGTCAGGCTCTGTGATGTGGCTTCTCTTCTGAGAAGTGGCTCGTGGGCAGCCGAGCCGTGGACTGGg CAGGTGATCGCTGCCATGGAGACGCAGCTGTCCAACGGGCCGAGCTGTACCTCCAGCAACGGTCCCAACAGCGTCTCTAACAACTGCACGTCACCTGTGGAGATGCCCAACGGCACGGAGGACAGTAAAACCAACCTGATCGTGAACTACCTGCCACAGAACATGACGCAGGAGGAGCTCAAGAGTCTGTTCGGCAGCATCGGAGAGATCGAGTCCTGCAAACTTGTGCGGGACAAAATCACTG GTCAGAGTCTGGGTTATGGCTTTGTGAACTATGTAGAGCCCAAAGATGCAGATAAAGCCATCAACACTTTAAATGGTCTCCGACTGCAGACTAAAACTATCAAG GTGTCGTTTGCTCGGCCGAGTTCGGCCTCCATTCGTGACGCAAACCTGTATGTGAGCGGTCTTCCTAAAACCATGACCCAGAAAGAGCTGGAGCAGCTCTTCTCTCAGTACGGCCGCATCATCACCTCCAGGATCCTCGTGGATCAGGTCACAG GAGTGTCCAGAGGTGTGGGCTTCATTCGATTTGACCGGCGTGTTGAGGCTGAGGAGGCGATTAAAGGTCTGAACGGACAGAAGCCACCAGGTGCCACCGAGCCAATCACGGTGAAGTTTGCCAACAACCCCAGTCAGAAGAGCAGCCAGGCGCTGCTGTCCCACCTGTACCAGTCACCCAACAGACGTTACCCAGGACCGCTGGCGCAGCAGGCCCAGAGATTCAG gctgGATAATCTGCTCAACATGGCATATGGAGTCAAGAG TAGATTCTCACCCATGACCATTGACGGGGTCACCAGCCTGGCAGGCATCAACCTCCCGGGTCACGCCGGCACAGGCTGGTGCATTTTTGTGTATAATCTGGCGCCGGATGCTGACGAGAACATCCTCTGGCAGATGTTTGGCCCGTTTGGTGCGGTGACTAATGTAAAGGTCATTCGAGACTTCAACACAAACAAGTGCAAAGGATTTGGCTTCGTGACCATGACAAACTACGACGAGGCTGCTGTAGCAATCGCCAGTTTGAATGGGTACCGGCTCGGCGACCGGGTTTTACAGGTCTCCTtcaagacaaacaaaacacacaaggcCTGA
- the elavl2 gene encoding ELAV-like protein 2 isoform X5 codes for METQLSNGPSCTSSNGPNSVSNNCTSPVEMPNGTEDSKTNLIVNYLPQNMTQEELKSLFGSIGEIESCKLVRDKITGQSLGYGFVNYVEPKDADKAINTLNGLRLQTKTIKVSFARPSSASIRDANLYVSGLPKTMTQKELEQLFSQYGRIITSRILVDQVTGVSRGVGFIRFDRRVEAEEAIKGLNGQKPPGATEPITVKFANNPSQKSSQALLSHLYQSPNRRYPGPLAQQAQRFRLDNLLNMAYGVKSRFSPMTIDGVTSLAGINLPGHAGTGWCIFVYNLAPDADENILWQMFGPFGAVTNVKVIRDFNTNKCKGFGFVTMTNYDEAAVAIASLNGYRLGDRVLQVSFKTNKTHKA; via the exons ATGGAGACGCAGCTGTCCAACGGGCCGAGCTGTACCTCCAGCAACGGTCCCAACAGCGTCTCTAACAACTGCACGTCACCTGTGGAGATGCCCAACGGCACGGAGGACAGTAAAACCAACCTGATCGTGAACTACCTGCCACAGAACATGACGCAGGAGGAGCTCAAGAGTCTGTTCGGCAGCATCGGAGAGATCGAGTCCTGCAAACTTGTGCGGGACAAAATCACTG GTCAGAGTCTGGGTTATGGCTTTGTGAACTATGTAGAGCCCAAAGATGCAGATAAAGCCATCAACACTTTAAATGGTCTCCGACTGCAGACTAAAACTATCAAG GTGTCGTTTGCTCGGCCGAGTTCGGCCTCCATTCGTGACGCAAACCTGTATGTGAGCGGTCTTCCTAAAACCATGACCCAGAAAGAGCTGGAGCAGCTCTTCTCTCAGTACGGCCGCATCATCACCTCCAGGATCCTCGTGGATCAGGTCACAG GAGTGTCCAGAGGTGTGGGCTTCATTCGATTTGACCGGCGTGTTGAGGCTGAGGAGGCGATTAAAGGTCTGAACGGACAGAAGCCACCAGGTGCCACCGAGCCAATCACGGTGAAGTTTGCCAACAACCCCAGTCAGAAGAGCAGCCAGGCGCTGCTGTCCCACCTGTACCAGTCACCCAACAGACGTTACCCAGGACCGCTGGCGCAGCAGGCCCAGAGATTCAG gctgGATAATCTGCTCAACATGGCATATGGAGTCAAGAG TAGATTCTCACCCATGACCATTGACGGGGTCACCAGCCTGGCAGGCATCAACCTCCCGGGTCACGCCGGCACAGGCTGGTGCATTTTTGTGTATAATCTGGCGCCGGATGCTGACGAGAACATCCTCTGGCAGATGTTTGGCCCGTTTGGTGCGGTGACTAATGTAAAGGTCATTCGAGACTTCAACACAAACAAGTGCAAAGGATTTGGCTTCGTGACCATGACAAACTACGACGAGGCTGCTGTAGCAATCGCCAGTTTGAATGGGTACCGGCTCGGCGACCGGGTTTTACAGGTCTCCTtcaagacaaacaaaacacacaaggcCTGA
- the elavl2 gene encoding ELAV-like protein 2 isoform X2 — MAVRLCDVASLLRSGSWAAEPWTGVIAAMETQLSNGPSCTSSNGPNSVSNNCTSPVEMPNGTEDSKTNLIVNYLPQNMTQEELKSLFGSIGEIESCKLVRDKITGQSLGYGFVNYVEPKDADKAINTLNGLRLQTKTIKVSFARPSSASIRDANLYVSGLPKTMTQKELEQLFSQYGRIITSRILVDQVTGVSRGVGFIRFDRRVEAEEAIKGLNGQKPPGATEPITVKFANNPSQKSSQALLSHLYQSPNRRYPGPLAQQAQRFRLDNLLNMAYGVKSRFSPMTIDGVTSLAGINLPGHAGTGWCIFVYNLAPDADENILWQMFGPFGAVTNVKVIRDFNTNKCKGFGFVTMTNYDEAAVAIASLNGYRLGDRVLQVSFKTNKTHKA; from the exons ATGGCAGTCAGGCTCTGTGATGTGGCTTCTCTTCTGAGAAGTGGCTCGTGGGCAGCCGAGCCGTGGACTGGg GTGATCGCTGCCATGGAGACGCAGCTGTCCAACGGGCCGAGCTGTACCTCCAGCAACGGTCCCAACAGCGTCTCTAACAACTGCACGTCACCTGTGGAGATGCCCAACGGCACGGAGGACAGTAAAACCAACCTGATCGTGAACTACCTGCCACAGAACATGACGCAGGAGGAGCTCAAGAGTCTGTTCGGCAGCATCGGAGAGATCGAGTCCTGCAAACTTGTGCGGGACAAAATCACTG GTCAGAGTCTGGGTTATGGCTTTGTGAACTATGTAGAGCCCAAAGATGCAGATAAAGCCATCAACACTTTAAATGGTCTCCGACTGCAGACTAAAACTATCAAG GTGTCGTTTGCTCGGCCGAGTTCGGCCTCCATTCGTGACGCAAACCTGTATGTGAGCGGTCTTCCTAAAACCATGACCCAGAAAGAGCTGGAGCAGCTCTTCTCTCAGTACGGCCGCATCATCACCTCCAGGATCCTCGTGGATCAGGTCACAG GAGTGTCCAGAGGTGTGGGCTTCATTCGATTTGACCGGCGTGTTGAGGCTGAGGAGGCGATTAAAGGTCTGAACGGACAGAAGCCACCAGGTGCCACCGAGCCAATCACGGTGAAGTTTGCCAACAACCCCAGTCAGAAGAGCAGCCAGGCGCTGCTGTCCCACCTGTACCAGTCACCCAACAGACGTTACCCAGGACCGCTGGCGCAGCAGGCCCAGAGATTCAG gctgGATAATCTGCTCAACATGGCATATGGAGTCAAGAG TAGATTCTCACCCATGACCATTGACGGGGTCACCAGCCTGGCAGGCATCAACCTCCCGGGTCACGCCGGCACAGGCTGGTGCATTTTTGTGTATAATCTGGCGCCGGATGCTGACGAGAACATCCTCTGGCAGATGTTTGGCCCGTTTGGTGCGGTGACTAATGTAAAGGTCATTCGAGACTTCAACACAAACAAGTGCAAAGGATTTGGCTTCGTGACCATGACAAACTACGACGAGGCTGCTGTAGCAATCGCCAGTTTGAATGGGTACCGGCTCGGCGACCGGGTTTTACAGGTCTCCTtcaagacaaacaaaacacacaaggcCTGA
- the elavl2 gene encoding ELAV-like protein 2 isoform X3, with the protein MAVRLCDVASLLRSGSWAAEPWTGQVIAAMETQLSNGPSCTSSNGPNSVSNNCTSPVEMPNGTEDSKTNLIVNYLPQNMTQEELKSLFGSIGEIESCKLVRDKITGQSLGYGFVNYVEPKDADKAINTLNGLRLQTKTIKVSFARPSSASIRDANLYVSGLPKTMTQKELEQLFSQYGRIITSRILVDQVTGVSRGVGFIRFDRRVEAEEAIKGLNGQKPPGATEPITVKFANNPSQKSSQALLSHLYQSPNRRYPGPLAQQAQRFRLDNLLNMAYGVKRFSPMTIDGVTSLAGINLPGHAGTGWCIFVYNLAPDADENILWQMFGPFGAVTNVKVIRDFNTNKCKGFGFVTMTNYDEAAVAIASLNGYRLGDRVLQVSFKTNKTHKA; encoded by the exons ATGGCAGTCAGGCTCTGTGATGTGGCTTCTCTTCTGAGAAGTGGCTCGTGGGCAGCCGAGCCGTGGACTGGg CAGGTGATCGCTGCCATGGAGACGCAGCTGTCCAACGGGCCGAGCTGTACCTCCAGCAACGGTCCCAACAGCGTCTCTAACAACTGCACGTCACCTGTGGAGATGCCCAACGGCACGGAGGACAGTAAAACCAACCTGATCGTGAACTACCTGCCACAGAACATGACGCAGGAGGAGCTCAAGAGTCTGTTCGGCAGCATCGGAGAGATCGAGTCCTGCAAACTTGTGCGGGACAAAATCACTG GTCAGAGTCTGGGTTATGGCTTTGTGAACTATGTAGAGCCCAAAGATGCAGATAAAGCCATCAACACTTTAAATGGTCTCCGACTGCAGACTAAAACTATCAAG GTGTCGTTTGCTCGGCCGAGTTCGGCCTCCATTCGTGACGCAAACCTGTATGTGAGCGGTCTTCCTAAAACCATGACCCAGAAAGAGCTGGAGCAGCTCTTCTCTCAGTACGGCCGCATCATCACCTCCAGGATCCTCGTGGATCAGGTCACAG GAGTGTCCAGAGGTGTGGGCTTCATTCGATTTGACCGGCGTGTTGAGGCTGAGGAGGCGATTAAAGGTCTGAACGGACAGAAGCCACCAGGTGCCACCGAGCCAATCACGGTGAAGTTTGCCAACAACCCCAGTCAGAAGAGCAGCCAGGCGCTGCTGTCCCACCTGTACCAGTCACCCAACAGACGTTACCCAGGACCGCTGGCGCAGCAGGCCCAGAGATTCAG gctgGATAATCTGCTCAACATGGCATATGGAGTCAAGAG ATTCTCACCCATGACCATTGACGGGGTCACCAGCCTGGCAGGCATCAACCTCCCGGGTCACGCCGGCACAGGCTGGTGCATTTTTGTGTATAATCTGGCGCCGGATGCTGACGAGAACATCCTCTGGCAGATGTTTGGCCCGTTTGGTGCGGTGACTAATGTAAAGGTCATTCGAGACTTCAACACAAACAAGTGCAAAGGATTTGGCTTCGTGACCATGACAAACTACGACGAGGCTGCTGTAGCAATCGCCAGTTTGAATGGGTACCGGCTCGGCGACCGGGTTTTACAGGTCTCCTtcaagacaaacaaaacacacaaggcCTGA